From Herbiconiux flava, one genomic window encodes:
- a CDS encoding MmcQ/YjbR family DNA-binding protein produces the protein MAITSRADVLDACAALPATTDERPFGPQTAVAKVVGKVFALTDLDSEVETVTLKAAPAHAEALVRDHSYIRPGYHMNKRHWVTVTLGPETDGELVFDLIVNSYDLVVAGLPRDRRP, from the coding sequence ATGGCCATCACCTCTCGCGCCGACGTGCTCGACGCCTGTGCCGCGCTGCCCGCGACCACCGACGAGCGTCCGTTCGGGCCCCAGACCGCGGTCGCCAAGGTCGTGGGCAAGGTGTTCGCGCTCACCGACCTCGACTCCGAGGTCGAGACCGTCACGCTCAAGGCGGCTCCGGCGCACGCCGAGGCGCTCGTGCGCGACCACTCGTACATCCGGCCCGGGTACCACATGAACAAGCGGCACTGGGTGACAGTCACGCTCGGCCCCGAGACCGACGGCGAGCTCGTGTTCGACCTGATCGTCAACTCCTACGACCTCGTGGTGGCGGGCCTCCCGCGCGACCGCCGGCCGTGA